The following coding sequences lie in one Xylocopa sonorina isolate GNS202 chromosome 7, iyXylSono1_principal, whole genome shotgun sequence genomic window:
- the Med7 gene encoding mediator complex subunit 7 has product MAAPEAIQVSSLPLPPVQYINLYTDENVRRGRAPRPPPPIHDTYSMFGNVFNADDTIIRPLEAQGIKRLYPQHFDRRRELKKLNHSLLVNFLDLIDLLVQCPDSPRRAEKVEDLSLLFIHIHHLLNEFRPHQARETLRVMMELQRRQRIETALRFQKHLEKVQEILQHALQMLPDTSELDSKLAINTDAMESVDSLGSEQQTPDPCSASDRIMCKAIDDMISTNGLF; this is encoded by the exons ATGGCCGCACCAGAGGCGATACAAGTCAGTTCGCTTCCTCTACCTCCGGTTCAGTATATTAATTTGTATACAGATGAAAATGTTCGCCGAGGCAGAGCACCACGGCCACCACCACCTATACACGATACCTATTCGATGTTTGGAAATGTATTTAACGCGGATGATACGATCATCAGACCCCTCGAAGCCCAAGGAATTAAAAGGTTATACCCCCAACATTTCGATCGACGACGGGAGTTGAAAAAATTAAATCACTCGCTGCTCGTTAACTTCCTAGATTTGATAGATTTGCTCGTGCAATGTCCTGACAGTCCAAGACGCGCAGAGAAG GTGGAGGATCTTAGTCTGTTATTTATTCACATACATCACTTGTTAAATGAATTCAGACCGCATCAAGCCAGGGAAACGTTAAGGGTAATGATGGAATTGCAGCGTAGGCAACGAATTGAAACAGCACTTAGGTTTCAAAAACATTTAGAAAAA GTACAGGAAATTTTACAACACGCGCTACAGATGCTACCAGATACCTCAGAACTAGATTCTAAATTAGCAATAAATACAGACGCTATGGAGTCTGTTGACAGCTTAGGTTCCGAGCAACAAACTCCAGATCCCTGTAGTGCAAGCGATCGCATTATGTGCAAAGCAATAGATGACATGATCTCAACAAATGGATTATTTTGA